One window from the genome of Faecalibacterium sp. HTF-F encodes:
- a CDS encoding SpoIID/LytB domain-containing protein has protein sequence MKKLFLLIFAVLLVLGSALPLAAYRVTRAVLGHTAPLPAASSVPELPTSQPKDLPSADAETFPVEDQSAGKVVQLSRREYVLGAVAAEMPVSWPDEALKAQAVAAHTYALYCRDHAALQSGAWLTVDPARRQGCLTEPVLRSYWGTAYEQNYARLSALVDEVLNDLLFYDNAPACTSYFAISNGRTEASENVWGTALPYLIPVDSGTDLSADNYQYTAVFSAAQVQQAFSGLGITADLTAPESWFGPVEQTSSGYTKSLTVCGQTVSGTALRQALGLRSTCFTVQYQSGNFSFTTRGYGHGVGLSQWGAKAMAEQDADYADILAHYYPGTQLHRMGS, from the coding sequence ATGAAAAAGTTATTTCTGCTGATCTTTGCAGTCCTGCTGGTTCTGGGCAGTGCTCTGCCTCTGGCCGCCTACCGGGTCACGCGGGCTGTGCTGGGCCATACAGCGCCTCTGCCCGCAGCATCTTCTGTGCCTGAGCTGCCCACATCGCAGCCAAAAGACCTTCCTTCCGCAGACGCCGAAACCTTTCCGGTGGAGGATCAGTCCGCCGGAAAGGTAGTGCAGCTCTCCCGCCGGGAATACGTTCTGGGGGCTGTCGCCGCCGAAATGCCGGTCAGCTGGCCGGACGAGGCACTCAAGGCACAGGCTGTTGCTGCCCACACCTACGCGCTCTACTGCCGGGATCATGCCGCCCTGCAAAGCGGTGCATGGCTCACCGTTGATCCTGCCCGGCGTCAGGGCTGTCTGACCGAACCGGTGCTGCGCAGTTACTGGGGCACCGCCTACGAGCAGAACTATGCCCGGCTCTCGGCCCTTGTGGACGAGGTCCTGAACGATCTTCTTTTTTACGATAACGCCCCCGCCTGCACCAGCTATTTTGCCATTTCCAACGGCCGGACAGAGGCCAGCGAAAATGTGTGGGGCACCGCCCTGCCCTATCTGATCCCGGTGGACAGCGGCACTGACCTTTCCGCTGATAATTATCAGTATACTGCTGTATTTTCTGCCGCGCAGGTGCAGCAGGCTTTTTCCGGCCTTGGCATCACGGCCGATCTCACCGCACCGGAAAGCTGGTTCGGCCCGGTCGAACAGACCTCCTCCGGTTACACAAAATCGCTCACCGTCTGCGGACAGACCGTTTCCGGCACAGCCCTGCGTCAGGCACTGGGTCTGCGCAGCACCTGCTTTACCGTGCAGTACCAGAGTGGAAACTTCAGCTTTACCACCCGGGGTTACGGCCACGGCGTGGGCCTGAGCCAGTGGGGTGCAAAGGCCATGGCAGAGCAGGACGCAGACTATGCGGATATATTAGCGCATTACTACCCCGGAACACAGCTGCACAGGATGGGGTCGTAA
- the plsY gene encoding glycerol-3-phosphate 1-O-acyltransferase PlsY, with protein MMKTILIAAATILQAYLLGSVDTGILVSKFVYHDDVRNHGSGAAGMTNMLRTFGKKAAAMTATGDVLKGVLAVCIGRWLFQLLPADAGVSPYLGVYLAAIFAVLGHLYPLYFGFKGGKGVLVAAGAILAIQPVLLPFLAIIFLVCLIPTGMVSLGSVTMAALYPVLTIIYGSLQGYAAGDMLVCAIGSGFMSGMVIYMHRANIQRIREGKEYRFGKHNKK; from the coding sequence ATGATGAAAACGATCCTGATCGCCGCAGCCACCATCCTGCAGGCGTACCTGCTGGGCAGTGTGGATACCGGTATCCTCGTCAGCAAATTCGTATATCATGACGACGTGCGCAATCATGGCAGCGGTGCAGCCGGCATGACCAACATGCTGCGCACCTTTGGCAAGAAGGCTGCCGCCATGACCGCGACAGGCGATGTGCTCAAGGGCGTTCTGGCCGTGTGCATCGGCCGGTGGCTGTTCCAGCTTCTGCCTGCCGACGCCGGTGTGTCGCCGTATCTGGGCGTCTATCTGGCCGCTATCTTTGCAGTGCTGGGCCATCTGTACCCGCTGTACTTTGGCTTCAAAGGCGGCAAGGGCGTACTGGTGGCAGCGGGTGCCATTCTGGCCATCCAGCCGGTGCTGCTGCCTTTTCTGGCCATTATCTTTCTGGTGTGCCTGATCCCCACCGGTATGGTGTCGCTGGGCAGCGTGACCATGGCAGCACTCTACCCGGTGCTGACGATCATTTACGGTTCCCTGCAGGGCTATGCCGCCGGTGATATGCTGGTGTGCGCCATTGGCTCCGGTTTTATGTCCGGTATGGTGATCTATATGCACCGCGCCAATATCCAGCGCATCCGCGAGGGCAAAGAGTACCGCTTCGGAAAGCACAATAAAAAATAA
- a CDS encoding alpha-hydroxy-acid oxidizing protein, producing the protein MTYPEVLANARECIGKYCKACPVCNGVACKNQIPGPGAKGVGDTAIRNYNKWAEIRVNMDTLCEGGTPDTHVELFGKSFKYPFFAGPVGAVNLHYSEAYTDMTYNDVLVRACAENGIAAFTGDGTNPTVMEMATKAIGAAGGCGVPTIKPWNIDTIKEKMAQAKASGCFAMAMDVDAAGLPFLKNMTPPAGSKSVEELAEIVKLAERPFIVKGVMTVKGAQKAKEAGAAAIVVSNHGGRVLDQCPATAEVLPEIAAALKGTGVKVLVDGGIRTGVDVFKALALGADGVLICRPFVTAVYGGGEEGVKCYIDKLAGELADTMQMCGAHSLAEITPDMVRV; encoded by the coding sequence ATGACTTATCCTGAAGTGCTGGCCAATGCCCGTGAGTGCATTGGCAAATACTGCAAGGCCTGCCCGGTGTGCAACGGCGTGGCCTGCAAAAACCAGATCCCGGGCCCCGGTGCCAAGGGCGTGGGCGATACCGCCATCCGCAATTATAATAAGTGGGCCGAGATCCGTGTGAACATGGACACCCTGTGTGAGGGCGGCACGCCGGACACCCACGTGGAGCTGTTTGGCAAAAGCTTCAAGTACCCCTTCTTTGCAGGCCCGGTGGGTGCGGTGAACCTGCACTACTCCGAAGCCTACACCGATATGACCTATAACGATGTTCTGGTGCGCGCCTGTGCAGAAAATGGCATCGCGGCCTTTACCGGTGACGGCACCAACCCCACCGTGATGGAAATGGCCACCAAGGCCATCGGCGCGGCAGGCGGCTGCGGTGTGCCCACCATCAAGCCTTGGAACATCGACACCATCAAGGAAAAAATGGCGCAGGCCAAGGCCAGCGGCTGCTTTGCCATGGCCATGGACGTGGACGCCGCCGGTCTGCCCTTCCTGAAGAACATGACTCCTCCGGCAGGCAGCAAGAGCGTGGAAGAGCTTGCCGAGATCGTCAAGCTGGCCGAGCGGCCCTTTATCGTCAAGGGCGTTATGACGGTCAAAGGCGCACAAAAGGCAAAGGAAGCCGGTGCTGCTGCCATCGTGGTATCCAACCACGGCGGCCGTGTGCTGGACCAGTGCCCTGCCACTGCCGAGGTGCTGCCCGAGATCGCAGCAGCCCTCAAGGGCACCGGCGTGAAGGTGCTGGTGGACGGCGGCATCCGCACCGGTGTGGATGTGTTCAAGGCACTGGCGCTGGGCGCAGACGGCGTGCTGATCTGCCGACCGTTCGTTACGGCTGTGTATGGCGGCGGCGAAGAGGGCGTGAAGTGCTACATCGACAAGCTGGCCGGTGAGCTGGCTGACACCATGCAGATGTGCGGTGCACATTCTCTGGCGGAGATCACGCCGGATATGGTGCGGGTTTGA
- a CDS encoding transporter — protein sequence MDNSSSHVESRWRTQLRNRIIQASSLLEILLSGLVLIGLLLSAVPLIKWMPGLLFDGNEVEIRIFLERSLDIVIGIEFIKMLAKHSPGSSLEVLLYAIARHLVVGHDSAVENLLSVGAIALIFIVRKFFFVPAFGAHLPDGHPAPDLSPRQSGIPADEVFSRLKEHVRTEVSEAIPSEEETFDEYDFEQAAPEPK from the coding sequence ATGGACAATTCCTCCTCCCATGTGGAAAGCCGCTGGCGCACCCAGCTGCGCAACCGCATCATTCAGGCCTCCAGTCTGCTGGAAATTTTGCTCTCCGGCCTTGTGCTCATCGGTCTGCTGCTCAGCGCTGTGCCGCTCATCAAGTGGATGCCCGGCCTGCTGTTTGACGGCAACGAAGTGGAGATCCGCATTTTTCTGGAGCGGAGCCTTGACATCGTGATCGGCATTGAGTTCATCAAGATGCTGGCCAAGCACAGCCCCGGCAGCAGTCTGGAAGTGCTGCTCTACGCCATTGCCCGCCATCTGGTGGTGGGCCATGACTCGGCAGTAGAAAACCTGCTCAGTGTGGGAGCCATCGCGCTGATCTTCATTGTACGCAAGTTCTTCTTTGTCCCAGCTTTCGGTGCCCACCTGCCGGACGGCCACCCGGCACCGGATCTTTCGCCCCGCCAGAGCGGCATCCCTGCCGACGAGGTTTTCTCCCGCCTGAAGGAGCACGTCAGAACGGAGGTCTCCGAGGCCATTCCTTCCGAAGAAGAGACTTTTGACGAGTACGATTTTGAGCAGGCCGCCCCGGAACCAAAATAA
- a CDS encoding substrate-binding domain-containing protein, with amino-acid sequence MKNAKISRRSFLLGLAACSAAGILTACKGADTPASSASTSPEAPASSVSEFEPIGLFSPEEFPKLDGSTACIPLMAQMMADTTGLDLEVAQSGISVSTTAYAWENFGLYPDEEYTARMLVVYEAPDYVKEELQEAGAQLEQKPIGRDALVFIVNENNPVQSLTRQQLKDIYAGKITNWKDVGGDDLAIVPFQRGEDSGSQTLFRKLLIQGGELMDPPTELAPAAMGELVDSIAAYNNSANAIGFSVYYYIDQMYSQPGLRLLAVDGVTPSNDSIASESYPLCNEFYAVLHADAAADSPERQLYDWLDTAAGQDCIKKSGYVAVAPTTAANSAV; translated from the coding sequence ATGAAAAATGCTAAAATTTCCCGCCGAAGCTTTCTGCTGGGCCTTGCCGCCTGCTCTGCCGCAGGCATCCTGACCGCCTGCAAGGGAGCTGACACCCCCGCCAGCAGCGCGTCCACCTCGCCGGAAGCACCCGCCTCTTCCGTGAGCGAGTTTGAACCCATCGGGCTGTTCTCGCCGGAAGAGTTTCCCAAGCTGGACGGCAGCACCGCCTGCATCCCGCTGATGGCACAGATGATGGCCGACACCACCGGCCTTGATCTGGAAGTAGCCCAGAGCGGCATTTCGGTCAGCACCACGGCCTATGCGTGGGAAAACTTTGGCCTGTACCCGGATGAGGAGTACACTGCCAGGATGCTGGTGGTCTACGAAGCACCGGACTACGTAAAGGAAGAATTGCAGGAGGCCGGTGCCCAGCTGGAACAAAAGCCCATTGGCCGGGACGCACTGGTGTTCATTGTGAATGAGAACAATCCGGTCCAGAGCCTGACCCGGCAGCAGCTGAAGGACATCTACGCCGGTAAGATCACCAACTGGAAGGATGTAGGCGGTGACGATCTTGCCATCGTGCCCTTCCAGCGGGGCGAGGACTCCGGCAGCCAGACTCTGTTCCGCAAGCTGCTCATTCAGGGCGGCGAACTGATGGACCCGCCCACCGAGCTGGCTCCCGCTGCCATGGGTGAGCTGGTGGACAGCATTGCCGCCTACAACAACAGCGCCAACGCCATCGGCTTCTCGGTGTATTACTACATCGACCAGATGTACTCCCAGCCCGGCCTGCGTCTGCTGGCCGTGGATGGTGTCACCCCTTCCAACGACTCCATCGCCAGCGAAAGCTACCCGCTGTGCAACGAGTTCTATGCCGTTCTCCATGCGGACGCTGCCGCCGACAGCCCGGAGCGTCAGCTCTACGATTGGCTGGACACCGCCGCCGGGCAGGACTGCATCAAAAAATCCGGTTATGTAGCGGTGGCACCCACCACTGCAGCGAACAGTGCCGTCTGA
- a CDS encoding RICIN domain-containing protein: protein MKTVAQTVIGADHFYTIAAHTGNVIQAVEGVKGAGTVRLGKYEHKPEQEWSFIRVGDGVYRIRNRASGKLLDLTMTGTANGTWLHLWEDVGGTSQMWTVQPTPEGKVRLRSSWAGGKCVDTVGMGADVGTVLQIWQEVPGADDQLWTIAEVKERAKRAVKKAEEPAAEAAAAPAEEKAPARKPAARKPRTTKKAAAAKAEEPKTAEAEETVKAEAAPAEKPARRTAAKKTAAKAAEKAEPAKAETAAEEKPAAEKPKRKCAPRKKKETV from the coding sequence ATGAAAACTGTTGCACAGACTGTGATCGGAGCGGATCACTTCTATACCATTGCCGCACACACCGGCAATGTCATTCAGGCTGTGGAAGGCGTCAAGGGAGCCGGCACCGTCCGCTTGGGCAAGTACGAGCACAAGCCCGAGCAGGAGTGGAGCTTCATCCGTGTGGGAGACGGCGTTTACCGCATCCGCAACCGTGCTTCCGGCAAGCTGCTGGACCTGACCATGACCGGTACTGCCAACGGCACATGGCTGCATCTGTGGGAGGATGTGGGCGGCACCTCCCAGATGTGGACGGTCCAGCCCACCCCGGAAGGCAAGGTGCGCCTGCGCTCTTCTTGGGCAGGCGGCAAGTGCGTGGATACAGTCGGTATGGGCGCTGACGTGGGCACGGTGCTGCAGATCTGGCAGGAAGTGCCCGGTGCAGACGATCAGCTGTGGACCATTGCCGAGGTAAAGGAGCGCGCAAAGCGTGCCGTCAAGAAGGCTGAAGAACCCGCTGCGGAAGCTGCAGCAGCTCCGGCAGAGGAAAAGGCACCGGCCAGGAAGCCTGCAGCCCGCAAGCCCCGGACCACCAAAAAGGCGGCTGCCGCCAAGGCAGAAGAGCCTAAGACCGCCGAAGCGGAAGAAACGGTGAAGGCAGAAGCTGCACCCGCAGAAAAGCCTGCCCGCAGGACCGCAGCCAAAAAGACTGCCGCCAAGGCAGCGGAAAAGGCTGAGCCTGCAAAGGCAGAGACCGCTGCAGAGGAAAAGCCTGCTGCGGAGAAGCCCAAGCGCAAGTGCGCACCCCGCAAGAAAAAAGAGACCGTCTGA
- a CDS encoding DUF5046 domain-containing protein — protein MKCTVSRIGCAAACMALCLALGCSCSVLPPASGKPAAAAPSVPTDKNGNLLYDSSRLDDGRLRMLYGYDSSGNSCTVLCGGKVLYQSLRSENVSLLQDTVTGETDYWFRTWADPDARCGRRSGLFDKSGSEVMAFDGEQSATLQNGLLVLHENTGINEAAPTGACQVIDLATGKSLPVPEGAYNCIVCGDYLVFNCYARPAGLAEDEWDDNINLNSWVIVQTRDGTQTLRADSTYAYRISYSPDELDGWVELDTYTASGAPTTQTLYNPSTGESFADLQKVCGSGTACFKTSDGRYELRDLTTVDRTLIGTFDDQPSSYFPGYVVTWRTSGDFGYDLNDLVTGEVTPLYASSVMGDTIALYYEDGRLKVFSTATGDLITDTAVEPVDNQQSAMMNNEGDGYVWLELRDNDRYETTATRVYGPEGLVSDLTHLQSKYYALNYLTTTPEGRPLYYGTTEAPSRSGSLCDVLDETGNVALGLGDLGSCYSYYGNSLNQLPDHVFVARRGFYYGWMDTDGKWLYCRSIFSSINADDEMGY, from the coding sequence ATGAAGTGTACCGTTTCCCGCATCGGCTGCGCTGCCGCCTGCATGGCGCTGTGCCTTGCTCTTGGCTGCAGCTGCAGCGTGCTGCCGCCCGCTTCCGGCAAGCCTGCTGCGGCGGCTCCCTCTGTCCCCACCGACAAAAATGGAAATCTGCTTTACGACAGTTCCCGCCTGGATGACGGTCGGCTGCGGATGCTTTACGGTTACGACAGTTCCGGCAACAGCTGCACGGTGCTCTGCGGCGGAAAAGTCCTGTACCAGTCCCTCCGCAGCGAAAATGTAAGCCTTTTGCAGGATACCGTGACCGGTGAGACAGACTACTGGTTCCGCACCTGGGCCGATCCGGATGCCCGGTGCGGCCGCCGCAGCGGCCTGTTCGACAAAAGCGGCAGCGAAGTAATGGCCTTTGACGGCGAACAGAGTGCCACCTTGCAGAACGGCCTGCTGGTGTTGCATGAAAACACCGGCATCAACGAAGCCGCCCCCACCGGTGCCTGTCAGGTCATCGACCTTGCCACCGGCAAGAGCCTGCCGGTGCCGGAAGGCGCTTACAACTGCATCGTCTGCGGGGACTATCTGGTGTTCAACTGCTACGCCCGCCCGGCAGGCCTTGCCGAGGATGAGTGGGACGACAACATAAACCTGAACAGCTGGGTCATCGTCCAGACCCGGGACGGCACCCAGACCCTCCGTGCCGACTCCACCTATGCCTACAGGATCTCCTATTCGCCTGACGAGCTGGACGGCTGGGTGGAACTGGACACCTACACCGCCTCCGGTGCGCCCACCACCCAGACGCTCTACAACCCCTCCACCGGTGAAAGCTTTGCTGATCTCCAGAAGGTGTGCGGCAGCGGCACCGCCTGCTTCAAGACCAGCGATGGCCGCTATGAGCTGCGGGATCTCACCACCGTGGACCGCACCCTCATCGGCACCTTCGACGACCAGCCCAGCAGCTATTTCCCGGGCTATGTGGTCACGTGGCGCACGAGCGGCGACTTTGGCTATGACCTGAACGACCTTGTTACCGGTGAGGTGACACCGCTGTACGCTTCCAGCGTCATGGGCGACACCATCGCCCTTTACTACGAGGATGGCCGCCTGAAGGTGTTCAGCACCGCCACTGGCGACCTGATCACCGACACCGCCGTGGAGCCGGTGGACAACCAGCAGAGCGCCATGATGAACAACGAAGGCGACGGCTATGTCTGGCTGGAACTGCGGGATAACGACCGCTATGAAACTACCGCCACCCGCGTTTACGGTCCGGAGGGTCTTGTCTCCGATCTGACCCACCTGCAAAGCAAATACTATGCCCTGAACTACCTCACCACCACGCCGGAGGGCAGGCCGCTGTATTACGGCACCACCGAAGCCCCCAGCCGCAGCGGCTCGCTGTGCGATGTGCTGGATGAGACCGGCAATGTAGCGCTTGGGCTGGGCGATCTGGGCAGCTGCTACAGCTACTACGGCAACAGCCTGAACCAGCTGCCGGATCATGTATTTGTGGCACGCCGAGGCTTTTACTACGGCTGGATGGATACCGACGGCAAATGGCTTTACTGCCGCAGCATTTTCTCTTCCATCAATGCCGACGACGAAATGGGCTACTGA
- a CDS encoding MATE family efflux transporter, with translation MASNELNIQQYKKMTETPIPKLILGLAAPTILSMLITSIYNLADTFFVGQISTSASGAVGVASSLMAIIQALGFTLGHGSGTIISRSLGSRNTKAATRFASTSFFTALAVGVVLALIGLATLPDFMLLLGSTETILPHACAYARPILIAAPLMISSLVMNNILRYEGKANFAMIGLVTGGVLNILLDPVFMFVLGLGTAGAGIATALSQTVSFFILLSMFLRGKTVSQFRLHSVTREAREFGMILIGGAPSFGRQGLNSIGGMLLNIAARSYGDAAVAGMSIVSRIFMFIISVVIGVGQGLQPVAAFNYGARKFRRVRQAAIFTMGAAFCMLVVLVALCWVDSDALIRLFRDDPDVTAVALPAFRFQCLAILLQPVMVVANMLFQSVGKAGRATFLACCRQGVFFIPLILILPRTLGLMGVETCQPIADVFTFIVSLPFLLAFLNQLSRMDDAEKARSAS, from the coding sequence ATGGCATCGAACGAGCTCAATATCCAGCAATACAAAAAAATGACCGAGACCCCCATCCCCAAACTGATTCTGGGGCTTGCCGCTCCCACGATCTTAAGCATGCTGATCACCAGCATCTACAATCTGGCCGACACCTTTTTTGTGGGCCAGATCTCCACCAGCGCTTCCGGCGCGGTAGGCGTCGCTTCCAGCCTGATGGCCATTATTCAGGCTCTGGGCTTTACGCTGGGCCACGGCTCCGGCACCATTATCAGCCGCAGTCTGGGCAGCAGGAACACCAAAGCAGCCACCCGGTTCGCTTCCACCAGCTTTTTCACGGCGCTGGCCGTTGGTGTGGTGCTGGCCCTCATCGGCCTTGCCACGCTGCCCGACTTCATGCTGCTGCTGGGCAGCACCGAGACCATCCTGCCCCACGCCTGCGCCTATGCGCGGCCCATCCTCATCGCGGCCCCGCTGATGATCTCCAGCCTCGTGATGAACAACATCCTGCGCTACGAGGGCAAGGCCAATTTTGCCATGATCGGCCTTGTGACCGGCGGCGTGCTGAACATCCTGCTGGACCCCGTTTTCATGTTCGTGCTGGGCCTTGGCACCGCCGGTGCAGGCATCGCCACGGCTCTCAGCCAGACGGTCAGCTTTTTCATCCTGCTGTCCATGTTCCTGCGGGGCAAAACGGTCAGTCAGTTCCGCCTCCATTCCGTCACCCGCGAAGCACGGGAATTCGGCATGATCCTGATCGGCGGTGCTCCCAGCTTTGGCCGTCAGGGTCTGAACAGCATCGGCGGCATGCTGCTGAACATCGCCGCCCGCAGCTATGGCGACGCTGCCGTGGCCGGTATGAGCATCGTTTCCCGCATCTTCATGTTCATCATTTCGGTCGTCATCGGCGTAGGACAGGGCCTGCAGCCGGTAGCCGCATTCAACTATGGTGCACGCAAGTTCCGCCGGGTGCGGCAGGCGGCCATCTTCACCATGGGTGCCGCCTTCTGTATGCTGGTGGTTCTGGTCGCCCTGTGCTGGGTGGACAGCGATGCCCTCATCCGCCTGTTCCGCGACGACCCGGATGTGACCGCCGTGGCCCTGCCTGCCTTCCGCTTCCAGTGTCTGGCCATCCTGTTGCAGCCGGTGATGGTGGTGGCAAACATGCTGTTCCAGAGCGTAGGCAAGGCCGGACGCGCCACCTTTCTGGCCTGCTGCCGTCAGGGCGTGTTCTTTATCCCGCTCATCCTCATCCTGCCCCGCACGCTGGGACTCATGGGCGTGGAGACCTGCCAGCCCATTGCGGATGTGTTCACCTTTATCGTCTCCCTGCCCTTTCTGCTGGCGTTCCTGAACCAGCTGAGCCGGATGGACGACGCCGAAAAAGCCAGATCCGCTTCCTGA